A DNA window from Ignavibacteriales bacterium contains the following coding sequences:
- the ettA gene encoding energy-dependent translational throttle protein EttA, with amino-acid sequence MADNKIIFSMIGVGKVHKPNKQVLKDIYLSFFYGAKIGVLGLNGAGKSTLLRIIAGIDQDYIGQITSQKDITFGYLSQEPELDPTKTVKQIVEEGAQATVNLVKEYEAISAKFSEPDADYDVLLDKQAKLQERIDHLGAWDIDSKLEQAMDALRCPPSETSVSVISGGERRRVALCRLLLQEPDVLLLDEPTNHLDAESVAWLEHFLSQYKGTVIAVTHDRYFLDNVAGWILELDRGEGIPFEGNYSSWLEQKQARLRLEEKQESKRQKVLQRELEWVRLNPKGRHAKSKARITAYEKMLEEDNEKRSEELEIFIPPGPRLGDVVIRAENVAKAYGDIILYENLNFNLPAGGIIGIIGPNGAGKTTLFRMITGVEKPESGTITIGETVKLAYVDQNRPLDPNKTIWQEISGGEDLIKLGNREVNSRAYVARFNFSGTDQQKPVGVLSGGERNRVHLAKILRTGANVLLLDEPTNDLDVNTLRALEEALENFAGCAVIISHDRWFLDRVATHILAFEGDSEAIWFDGNYSEFEEHRRKQLGIEADRPRRIKYKKLMR; translated from the coding sequence ATGGCAGACAATAAAATCATCTTCTCAATGATCGGTGTTGGCAAAGTTCACAAGCCCAACAAGCAGGTTTTAAAAGATATTTATCTTTCGTTTTTTTACGGTGCAAAAATTGGAGTGCTCGGGTTGAATGGCGCCGGTAAAAGCACTCTTCTTCGCATCATCGCCGGTATCGATCAGGACTATATCGGTCAGATTACTTCGCAGAAAGATATTACGTTCGGTTATCTTTCGCAGGAACCGGAATTAGACCCAACCAAAACAGTAAAACAGATTGTCGAGGAAGGCGCACAAGCAACGGTTAATCTTGTTAAAGAGTACGAAGCTATCAGCGCAAAATTTTCGGAACCTGATGCTGACTATGATGTGCTGCTCGATAAACAAGCTAAGCTTCAGGAAAGAATCGATCATCTCGGCGCGTGGGATATTGACAGTAAATTGGAACAGGCAATGGATGCGTTACGGTGTCCGCCATCCGAAACATCTGTATCGGTAATTTCAGGCGGTGAGCGGCGGCGGGTTGCATTGTGCCGTTTACTTTTGCAAGAGCCGGATGTTTTATTACTTGATGAACCGACAAACCATTTAGATGCCGAATCTGTAGCGTGGCTTGAACATTTTCTTTCCCAATATAAAGGGACTGTAATCGCGGTAACACACGACCGTTACTTCCTTGATAACGTTGCAGGATGGATTTTAGAACTTGACCGCGGAGAAGGAATTCCGTTCGAGGGAAATTATTCATCATGGCTTGAACAAAAACAGGCACGTCTGAGGCTCGAAGAAAAACAGGAATCAAAGCGCCAAAAAGTTTTACAGCGCGAATTAGAATGGGTTCGATTAAATCCAAAGGGCCGACACGCGAAAAGCAAAGCACGCATAACCGCTTACGAAAAAATGCTTGAAGAAGATAACGAAAAGCGAAGCGAGGAACTTGAAATATTCATTCCTCCCGGACCGCGGCTTGGCGATGTGGTCATCCGCGCAGAAAATGTTGCCAAAGCATATGGCGATATTATTTTGTATGAAAATCTCAATTTCAATTTACCCGCAGGTGGAATAATCGGCATTATAGGACCGAACGGTGCCGGTAAGACAACACTTTTTCGTATGATCACCGGAGTTGAAAAACCTGAGAGCGGTACAATTACAATCGGCGAAACTGTGAAGCTCGCATACGTCGATCAAAACAGGCCACTCGATCCCAACAAAACGATTTGGCAGGAAATTTCGGGCGGCGAAGATTTAATCAAGTTGGGAAACCGCGAAGTAAACTCGCGCGCCTATGTAGCTCGATTTAATTTTAGCGGAACAGATCAGCAGAAACCGGTCGGAGTTCTTTCGGGCGGCGAGCGCAATCGCGTGCATCTTGCAAAAATTTTAAGAACAGGCGCGAATGTTCTTTTGCTCGACGAACCGACAAACGATCTCGACGTGAACACGCTCCGCGCGCTCGAGGAAGCGTTGGAAAACTTTGCCGGCTGCGCCGTTATCATCTCTCACGATAGATGGTTCTTAGACCGCGTTGCGACACACATACTTGCATTTGAAGGAGACAGCGAAGCAATTTGGTTTGATGGAAATTATTCCGAATTCGAAGAGCACCGCAGAAAACAATTAGGGATTGAAGCCGACAGACCACGCAGGATTAAGTATAAAAAGCTTATGCGATAA
- a CDS encoding DUF4013 domain-containing protein: protein MVDISDSFRFSFKDPDWVMKYLIGCLFSLLSIFILPIPVLYGYYIELLQKVSNNDPIPLPEWKDPGIKFLTGLKYITVMIIYYLPLLIILIPTFALFIIMSIWNAHTGNFFESGLFGMFIILTVVPYSIFIYLLQPSITILFSNKESMRDALNIGQVIKLFKIRWEDILVVSVLTMVFDLLAVVGILFFIIGIFFTTFFVQIIRFHMYGQIGRDFKKAQLI, encoded by the coding sequence ATGGTAGATATCAGCGATTCGTTTAGATTTTCGTTCAAAGACCCCGATTGGGTGATGAAATACCTGATCGGATGTCTATTTTCACTCCTTTCTATATTTATTTTACCTATCCCTGTACTTTATGGATATTATATAGAACTGCTACAAAAAGTTTCCAATAATGATCCCATTCCGCTCCCTGAATGGAAAGACCCCGGAATAAAATTTTTAACGGGCTTAAAATATATTACCGTCATGATCATATATTATCTGCCATTATTAATTATACTGATTCCTACATTCGCTTTATTTATCATCATGTCTATTTGGAATGCACACACCGGAAATTTTTTCGAGAGCGGACTTTTCGGAATGTTTATTATTTTAACAGTTGTTCCATATTCAATTTTTATTTATTTACTTCAGCCCTCTATAACAATTCTTTTTTCGAATAAAGAAAGTATGCGCGATGCATTGAACATCGGACAGGTAATAAAATTGTTCAAAATCAGATGGGAAGATATTTTGGTTGTATCTGTATTGACTATGGTTTTTGATCTTTTAGCTGTAGTCGGAATTCTTTTCTTCATAATAGGAATTTTCTTTACCACATTTTTTGTTCAGATAATAAGATTCCACATGTACGGTCAAATCGGCAGAGATTTTAAGAAAGCACAATTGATATGA